In Spea bombifrons isolate aSpeBom1 chromosome 5, aSpeBom1.2.pri, whole genome shotgun sequence, the sequence ACTCACCAGCGACATCACCTTACGGAGGGGAAGGAGACCCGGGCGGACGCTCCCCTTCAGCGAAGTCTGCAGCTCCTCCGGAATGACGAAACACTCGTTGTACCAGCACTCAAACTCTGCGGAGTAAGAGCACAAACTGTGAGAAAGACTCCGATACCGCGCGCCCCGCGGGTCCCAAATCATCGCGGATACCTCTGACTCGCCGTTCCTTCTCTACTACTCGTGGGACGGAGCAGGACAAGGACACGATTAACCCTTTTCACTGTAGCTTCAGACATGCAGCCACCAGCGAGCATGCGcctttcttaaatatatttaaatgtatactgcCGGCACTGATATATTTTGCCGCTGCGCGCTctctcatatataatataatatataatgcagAAATAGTGGAATGTTTATCCgagaggacaggctctgactcCAGATCACGGGGAAAACGTTTAAGAAAAGGGGCAGGCTGGAAATGGCACCGTCTGTCTGGTAACACATTGTACCCCATGCGGCGCCACCGCGTGCCGGATCCGtcgtcacatatatatatatatatacacacatatatatatacatattactgCAAAGGAGAAAACACACGCAAGCCTCGCTTCTCTACGGGTCGCGAGACCTTTCCCAGCATTGGAACCGGCGTTTGGCCCTCTGGATGCGGTTCTTTGCCAAACAACGTTCTTCAGCTATCAGGAGCCGGTTAATAATTCAGCGAGATGCAGATACAAAGTTTCAGAAGGGAAAATATTCATTAAATTTGTGAACGTCCGCCCCGCAGAGCTCAGCGATAATCGGGTTTAACGAGGATTCCGTTCTGCAGAAAGTTTTAGgaataattgttaaaaaaataaaaggacgACCGTCGGACTCAGCCAGAAACCCTCAATATGTACCAAGTGTCTGGTCGCCGAGGGACTCGGCTCGGTCTCGGCTCATAGTGAGTTTTGCAGGCTGAGCCGAGTTGCCGTCTGCTTGGTGAACGCGTCGGACCTGTGAAGAGCCTCTGCCGGCACCGGTCCACCAGCTTCTGGCAGTACTGGACCTCGGCCCTCAGGTCCTGCAGCTCGTCGTAGTCTGCCCGGTACTGCTTCTTCAGGTCCTTCAGCCGGATGATCAGCATGAACTCCTTCTCGTCGATTATCACCTGTCCTTCGCTGCTGATATACTCTCCTGTTCAGCAAATAGAAGAGCGTACGATGCATGAAACACGTAACACGGGAGATGCATGAAACACGTAACACGGGAGATGCATGAAACACATAACACGGACGATGCATGAAACACGTAACACGGGAGATGCATGAAACACGTAACGCGGGAGATGCATGAAACACCTAACGCGGGAGATGCATGAAACACGTAACACGGGAGATGCATGAAACACGTAACACGGGAGATGCATGAAACACCTAACACGGGAGATGCATGAAACACGTAACACGGGAGATGCATGAAACACGTAACACGGGAGATGCATGAAACACGTAACACGGGAGATGCATGAAACACGTAACACGGGAGATGCATGAAACACGTAACACGGGAGATGCATGAAACACGTAACGCAGGAGATGCATGAAACACCTGACACGGGAGATGCATGAAACACGTAACACGGGAGATGCATGAAACACGTAACGCGGGAGATGCATGAAATACGTAACACGGACGATGCATGAAACACGTAACACGGGAGACGCATGAAATACGTAACGCGGGAGATGCATGAAACACGTAACACGGGAGATGCATGAAACACGTAACACGGGAGATGCATGAAACACGTAACACGGGAGACGCATGAAATACATAACGCGGGAGATGCATGAAACACGTAACACGGGAGATGCATGAAACACGTAACACGGGAGATGCATGAAACATGTAGCAGTCCATGGCTAGAGATGCTAATCAATAAAAGCAATAATCCAACTGTGGCCTGTTATAGGTGGAACTTCATCTTTACTGCGACGCAGGGGTCTTTCCAAAGGAATCGTCATCTTCCCACTAATGAGGAATTTGTGCAGACAGAGTCTGACCACGTGCTTTGGcaagaaaagagttaaaatgtccCCTTTCTTATCCCTctataagaaaaatacattttcataaatattgagctgttttcttttttcaccccagttgtagtttttgctgcatatcagccgtttgtatgattctcgctctgttatctgatccccaatctactaacccccgactccttatcatactgcctgtgggggacaatagaatgactcagtcttaatcacccagcaggactctctgactaatggaagtctatggagggacggacttcattagcattctatataatatatatatatcttcagtGTTTAATGCCAGTGTCCATTAAGCGGTTTCCCCAAATATTTTATGGCTGCTGCAAACGATGTCCCGGCTCCCAGCGAGGGTTATTTTGAATGAAATGGAGATGGGAAGTCTGCGGCTTCAACTTTCCTAAAGAATGAACGAATCAGAAGCGATTCTCACGGTCCGGATACGGAGCATCGACGCATCCGCGTCACGGACACCAGCGCCGGGTCCCCACCAAGAAAGAGAGAAATCCCCCCGTAACTCCGGGCACCGGCCCCTTCTGCCGCTCCGTGTCCCGCCGCGCACACAACGATTACCTTGCTTCTCACGCTCCAGTTTTGTAACATTGAGATCCTGGGAGGTCACATCGATCTCTCGCTTGATCATGTTTATCCGCTGGGTGATCTCTTTCAGTTTCTTCCTTCTGTCAGCCAAGATGGTTTTGTTCTCCTTAAAGATCGCGTGGAGTTCGCTCCCTCGGTCGGCTTTAAAGTCTTCGAAAGCTGCCTGTTTAGGGGGAGGGGTGCTggaaataaatacacagaaatatcactttataaatatacattctgGAGACTCTGCGGAGTTACTTCATTTAATCAAAAAGAGAAAACGTTCAAACAGCCTATTATTACATAAAgagatttaataaagtacaggaggatggtagataagctgaacagcctcccagcagaagtggtagagggtaatacagtggggggattaaacatgcatgggatagacatacggctcctgaatctaagacgagaccaacgactgattaaggtctttacagcacAAGAAAcaggtgactagacgggggccggatggggccgatctgccggcttCTACaagagattgtaagctcacaaggctagacccccccccccgcttgcTCTGTATCAGTACATCTTGAAGTCTGTTAAGCGCGTGTTATATACGGATTATAAGTCTCACCCGGGAGCGCTGGTCTCCTCCTTGGTTGGTTGATCCGGGGGCTGTCCGTCGGGGGCCGCCGTCTCCAGCTCTTTCACCGTTGCCTCCAGCTCCTTTGTGGAGACGCTCGTCAGGCTGGGCTTGGCTAGCGAGGCGGGTTCCTGATCTCTGCTAGGACTGGGACTCGCGGCACCTTCTCTTCTGCTCGTGGGACTGAGTAGGACAAGGACGCGATTAACCCTTTTAAGGGTAACGAGACGCAGGCGCTGGACTCTCTCTAGCGCTCGGCCCACCTGGTCTCCTTGGACTTCCGGCTCTTGGGCTTTCGTGCGGACAGAGAGCTGCTTGGTTTCGATGAGTGAGGAGCGGCTCCAACGGAAAAACTGCGACCGTCCAGATCACCAACCAGCTGTCCGTCGGCGTCTACCAGGCCGGCCTGCCGAGGAACACAATCAGGGGCATTTAACGCGTTCCTAGAGGTTttatatctggggggggggggtgttaatcaCGATTGCTCCACGCACACACCTTCTGAGCACCGGCCACCGCGGGGTAGTCGCTCTTGTCTATGAGGGGGTATTTCTGTCGGAGTCTGGATTCCACCTCCTGCTCCTGTTTGCTGCAGACACACATTTATAATAAGAATAGTTTTATGGTATTAGTGGACAAACTGCGCTGGTTCTGTGCTTCTGTCCGGTGTGGCCGGGGTCCGGACGGTGCCGCTCTCGCTTCCACCCCTTCCTGCACGCAGACCACCCCTTCAATAGACTAGCTGCGGGTAACAACATCCGATGCGCCCTCACACTTCCTCCCTGCACGCGGTCTGATCCAGGacgcaggaagtgacatcacatccatttCCTGCACGCGGTCTGATCCAGGacgcaggaagtgacatcacatccatttCCCGCATGCTGGATCAGGTGTTTGGGGCGAAGATGGCTCAGGCAAACTGGGCAATTTGTATAAACGTtgcaatataatattaaatattctgaTAACAGAAGCCGTAGGACGCTGACGGGTCCATGACAGACAAAGGGGCcaatattgtacagcgctgtggaaaaTGAGGGCGctatacaaatcaataatatCACACGAAACCAGATCGCAGGGGGGCTGCAGACACCAACCTCCAGATCAGCCGGAACTGGGAAAAAATCTCCTGGATCTGCCGAAGGTTTCTGATCTAAAGGAAGACAAACAGCCGGTGAGTTCAGCCGGTGAGTTCAGCCGGTGAGTTCAGCCGGTGAGTAAAGCCGGTGAGTAAAGCCGGTGAGTTCAGCCGGTGAGTAAAGCCGGTGAGTAAAGCCGGTGAGTAAAGCCGGTGAGTAAAGCCGGTGAGTCCCCCCCCCGACGCCCGGAGCTCCAGGAGAATAACGGCGGGCGACAGAAATCGGCAAACTCACGTCGATCTCCTCCAGGGTCCCGTCCAGGTATCTGCGCACCTGGGAGTTCATCTCCGCGATCTGGGCCTCGCTAAACGGCTCGTGGGTGACGCGAGTCCGGCCGGCCTGAAAGAAAACCGGCATCAGGAGAATCCCGGAATAAACGCGAGTCCGGCGAGCAGACCGTAAAAACCACACGCGTTACcggaatataaacatataaaatactaaaatactaaTTCAGAAACTCTCACCAAAGTGTCGTGGACAGCCAGCTCCCGCTTCAGATGCTCGACCTCCTTCTGCAGATTTTTAATCACTCTCTGGGGGAagagaacaaagaaaaacaggCTGAGTACATAGTGACACGTCCAGATCACCATGCGCGGGCGACTaaacatagaaacccagaacccgccagcagatcggccccatccggcccccggctggtcccccgtttctcctgctgtaatgactcaaaccttaatcagtcgttggtctcgtcttagattcaggagccgtctgtctatcccatgcatgtttaatcccctcactgtattaccctctaccacttctgccgggaggctgttccactcatccccCAGCCTCTAAATGAAATCCTAAAtaagataaaattaaaaaacaaaaccctaaCTACAAAATCTATAATAGGGACCATAAGCTGTTGGGCGGCTTAGGGTGATGAGAGTTAAAGTGTAATAGTAGCTCCCCCGCATCAACACCCAAAATGATCCCCCCCCCAATGGAAGATCTCCAGCTGAGCCCCCACAGACAGGGCTGCCGGGAGGATTAATTAGCCAAGAAGTAACGATTTGCTCACCAGAGGGTTGTACCGCTCCACGGCCGCGGGCTCCACCGGGATACACTTCATCCTGCAGGCGAAGCGCAGAGTAGAGAGCTGCGAGAGAATCAGCGccgttaattattattattattattaagccaATAATTCTAATTACGTGTCGAGAAGATTCAGTGACCCCCCCACATCGGACGCCACGCACCCTCCGACTGCAGATTCGGCAGCCCAGGCGCTGCGTTCCGAGAGGGGGGTTTAAAGACGCCTCCTGCGCATGACAGACAGGTGGGGTATTTGCACACGTGCCCTAAACCCATAAACCGGATGTTGTTGCCGTGGTAACACCGCTGCTGATCTGGCGGTTGATAACTTTTGGTACAAAatccaggcttttttttttaattttatttttatttatttttttaaccgtGGGACGGCCGCTTTGTTCACGTTTTGCCGCAGCGGCCCCGGATCCAGGAGCATTTTACAGCCTTTGCTCCTCTTTGTCGCCATCAGCACCAAGATCCTAATACTGTCACTA encodes:
- the KIF9 gene encoding kinesin-like protein KIF9, giving the protein MSARSSTVKVFVRFRPTPNFAQDKIRLGEDHKTVEIHVKKDEKFGVVNNKRSDWSFKVDGVLNDASQDTVYNVVAKSVVSKALDGYNGTIMCYGQTGAGKTFTTTGSMENYQHRGIIPRALQQVFKEIEERSDLSVTVRISYLEIYNETLSDLLATSPDVPVPDQLTIVDDPQGVCVKGLSVHLAGTEEHALNLLFEGETNRIIGSHILNKTSSRSHCVFTVHLESHSRTLSDAKYTVSKINLVDLAGSERVGKTGSEGQVLKEAAYINKSLTFLEQAIMALSERGREHVPFRQSKLTHALRDSLGGSCSTILVANVYGEAAQIDETLSTLRFACRMKCIPVEPAAVERYNPLRVIKNLQKEVEHLKRELAVHDTLAGRTRVTHEPFSEAQIAEMNSQVRRYLDGTLEEIDIRNLRQIQEIFSQFRLIWSKQEQEVESRLRQKYPLIDKSDYPAVAGAQKAGLVDADGQLVGDLDGRSFSVGAAPHSSKPSSSLSARKPKSRKSKETSPTSRREGAASPSPSRDQEPASLAKPSLTSVSTKELEATVKELETAAPDGQPPDQPTKEETSAPGTPPPKQAAFEDFKADRGSELHAIFKENKTILADRRKKLKEITQRINMIKREIDVTSQDLNVTKLEREKQGEYISSEGQVIIDEKEFMLIIRLKDLKKQYRADYDELQDLRAEVQYCQKLVDRCRQRLFTEFECWYNECFVIPEELQTSLKGSVRPGLLPLRKVMSLGEDEQERNDELQKELLMEVPGALAFHAAKIKSDQKHNYSKAVARLPAAKRRPGLITASMKNRPPSTLVAV